The Methanosarcina barkeri str. Wiesmoor DNA segment ATGATGCTCACCAGCATGGCATGTTGTCCGTACTCTGGATTTACCCACGCGGTGAAGCTGTAAAAGATGAAAAAGACCCACACCTTATTGCAGGAGCAACAGGCATCGGAGCCTGCCTTGGTACGGACTTTGTAAAGGTCAATTACCCGAAAAAAGAAGGGGCAAAGTCTGCCGAGAGCTTTAAGGAAGCAATCAAAGCCGCAGGGCGTACTAAGGTTGTTTGCGCAGGCGGTTCCAGTGACGAAGCTGGAGCTTTCCTGAAAAAGCTCTATGATCAGATTCATGTTTCCGGAGCACAGGGAAATGCAACTGGAAGAAACATTCACCAGAGGCCTCTTGATGAAGCTGTCCGCATGTGTAATGCTGTCTATGCAATAACGGTTGAAGATGCAAGTGCCGAAGATGCTCTTAAGATCTATAAGGGTAAATAATAAAGCCTGCAGAAAAGCCCGCGAAGATCAGATATAAATTCTAAAGGCTGCATTGATAATAGGTTGGGCTGTAAAGGTCGTGAAAATATGCAAATTCCGGACCATAAAACAAAGATTGTCTGTACCATAGGCCCTGCTTCCTCTTCCGAAGAAGTGATCAGGAAACTTGTGCTTGCTGGCATGAACGTGGCAAGGATCAATTTTTCCCACGGGAGCTTCGAAAGCCATAGCGAAGTAATCCAGAGAGTCCGTAAGGTTGCAGAGGAGCTTGACAGGACAGTTGCGATTCTTGCCGACCTGCCAGGCCCGAAGATCCGTATAGGCAAACTGGAAAAAGAACCGATCATGCTCCATAAAGGAAACTCTGTGACCCTTACGGTTGCCGAAACTACAGGAAATGAGACACGTATTCCTGTAAGCTACAAGCAACTTCCGGAAAGCGTGGTTCCAGGGAGCCTTATTTACTTAAGTGACGGTTTTATCCAGCTTCGATGCCTGGAAGTTTCGGGAAAAGATGTGCTTTGTGAGGTTCTTATCGGAGGGCAGCTCTATTCTCATAAAGGGCTAAATCTACCAGGGGCAAAGATCTTAGTTGATTCTGTAACTGGAAAGGATCTTGAAATTCTTGGGTTTGCCCTTAGTAAAGGGATCGACACTTTCAGCATTTCTTTCATAGAAAGTGCGGAAGATATTCGTAATGTCCGGAATTTTGCTGCAGCTAGAGGAAAGTCTGTATATATTGTTTCTAAAATCGAACGCAGGCAAGCTGTAGAGAATATCCAGGACATTCTAAAAGAAACCGATGCTCTCATGATTGCCAGAGGGGACCTCGGGGTTGAAATACCTATTCAGGAAGTTCCTTCAGTCCAGAAGGAACTTATCCATAGTGCAAAACTTCTTGGAATTCCGGTAATTACAGCCACTCAAATGCTGGCTTCAATGACTGATAATATAAGGCCTACCCGCGCAGAAGCAACCGATGTAGCCAACGCAATCCTTGACGGCACAGATGCGGTTATGCTTTCGGAAGAGACGGCAGTTGGTAATTATCCTGTGGAAGCTGTTGAAATGATGGCAAAAATTGCAAAAACCACAGAAGACTGGCGTTCCGGGACAAAATGGGGACTAGATGCTATTATCAAGGGCATAACGGCAAGAGATATGTCAGTGGATGAGGTAATAACCCTCCAGGTGCATGAAGCCTTGCAAAAGTTGCCGGTTGCGGCCGTACTGACTCCCACGAGAAGTGGAGCGACCCCCCGCAGGATCTCGCGCTTCAAGCCTGATACCTGGATCCTTGCTTTCAGCCGTGTCCCGAGAACCTGCGGCTTCCTCTCTTTATCCTATGGCGTTTATCCTATCACTGTGAATGAAAATATTGAAAGCTGGGAAAAAGAGACTACTGAGAAAGCCAAAGACCTTGGATTTGTAAAAAGCGGAGAGATTGTTATTTTCACCCAGGGTCCATCTTCAGGAAGCCCCGGAGGCACAAATATGCTTAAAATCCTTACCCTTAAATAAAAAATGCGATATGTCTATTTGTGGTAGAGGGCTCCAGTTTAAACCCGCTTCTCTATCTGAGATCCAGTGTACTCGGTTTTATGAAATAAATCTCAGGAAAAGTTCTTATCTCAACAAATATCAAATCATTATGTTTAAGCCGATATATTTAGATACCAAGTACGTGATTTTTACCTTCAGAATGTTTAAGCTGATATATTTAGATATGAAGTGCATGATTTCTACTGTCAGAATGTTTAAGTCGACATGTTTAGATATCAGGTGCATGATTTCTACTGTCAGAAAAATTAACTTTATGTGATGAGGTTTCATTTATGAAACAAAAGGACTCAGCAACAAAAAACCAGAGATATCTGGCTGTTTTTTTGGCATTAACAATGCTTTTGTCAGCCGGTGCGATCTTCTTTTCAGGTAACTCAAATAAAAATAATGAGAGTGATGATGTTTCCTCTTCCGGAAATATAGAGGAAAATAATACGATCGCTTTTTCTCAAATTCCTGGCAGGCAGGTCCACCATGAATTCAATTCCGTTGCGGATGGATTAAACATGTCTCCTGAAGGGGTAGTAAGTGCTTCATATGTAGACCTGCAAAGAACGACAGGAACTCCATTTGAACAGGTCTTTGGGAATAAAACAATGATGTACTCTCTATATGGGGCAGACGTAACTAAGCGCTATGGAGCACGTTATGCTGATGGTGAAGGGTTCGAACTCCACCAGATCCCGGAGCGGAAAATCTTAATGCCCTGGGGATTAGTCCAGTACGATAACTACAGTCTCCTTGCAAGGACAAACAATACTTATGACATTTGGAATGTAGTCGGAAGCCCTATGATCCTTGGCTCTCGCCAGAGCGTGCAAGATGTAATTGACGTGCTGGAAGGAAATGCAACTGCTTCAACCGAATATAATAGTCTTCTGAGCCAGGTGAGTCCTGAAGGAAGCCTCTACCAGGAATTGGCCACAAAGACGAATAATTCCACTATCCAGGCCGATCAGTTATACATTGATCTCAGGAAATTGGATGACGGCAGTTACAGTCAGACGTCCCTTTACCTTAATCCCGATCCCGAATTTGCTGAGAAGATTAAGGCTTTCCAGGCAAACTCCACCGAACGCGGAGTAACCTACAATGTAACTACCTCAGGAAACATTACCAAAATGATAATTACTTCCGACTTTAGAAGCTTACTTAATGAAACAGAGATGCTTTCACAGTAAGCTCCTAAATTTTTTCTTTTTTAACGCCTTAATTTTAAATATTCTGCATTCTCAATACTATTTCCGATGCCTGACTCTGTTTATGTTTATATTTTGCATCCCTAATGTTTTGATTTGACATCCTTCTTTTATTTCATGCCGTATTATTTTTATTCCAGATTTTTATTCCAGGTTTTTATCTCATTCTCCCCTTGCTACTCCAGCTAAAAGAATAATCATCTATTTCTACCTGTCAGACCAATCTTCTAGATAAGCAGTAATACTAGGGAGTGATACTATTGGGATTTCTAGACAGATTATTCAAAAAGAAAATTGAAGGCAAGACTGCAGAGGAATGGTACAGGCTTGCGACCAGCGAAACTGATCCCGAAAAAAAGATTGAATATTTCGATAAAGTTCTGAAGCTGAAGCCTGATTTTGCAGGAGTCTGGAACCTCAGAGGGCTTGAATATGTAATTCTCAAACGGTACGAAGAAGCTATTGCCTCGTTTGACAAAGCTCTTGAGATCCGACCTGTCTACCCAGAAGCAAGGTACAATAAAGAAGATGCAGAAACCGAATTAAGAAAGATGGAGATGTCCGAAGCAAAAACCTGAGAGAGAGGAGGGAAAACAATTACAGAAGAGAAAGAAACGTAACGGAAAAGGCCTGCCTCTTTTTCTTTTTTCATACCAGTTACTTCTTTCCACGGTTTAGTGCCTGGAGTCCAAGTTTTACGGGGCCTGGGAGTTTTCCGCATTGCATGACTTTCATCTGCTCAGGGGAAATAAATTTGAAAGCTGCATTCATGAGTGTATCGGATTTCATAATCCCATCCATGAGCTTCCTTGCCTGCACTGATGTTTCCAGTGCGGATCCGAACTGAGCTCGCCAGCGACGGTCGTATTCTTCAAGCCTGCACTTTCCGGCTGCAAATTCAGCTGCCGTTTCTCCTGCTACTTTTCCCGCAATCATTGCAGGAGGAATCCCACCTCCGTTTGTTGCAAAAATATGGCCTGCTGCGTCTCCTACAATCAGCGTGTTTTCAGTTGCGGTTCTTTCAGGAGCGCCATTTACAGGGATAATGCCTGCAATAACGTTCATAATTATGCAGTTTTTCAGTTTTGGTCCTGCAAGCGGATGGTTACGCATAAAACGGTGCAGGTACTCTTTTGCAGAGACCCCATTTTCAGCCACACCGCTTCGTATTCCTATTCCGATGTTTGCTCGGTCCTGACCTTCGGGAAAAATCCAGGCATAGCCGCCGGGAACAAAATCCTTTCCGAAATACATTTCCAGGGAAGAGGGATCAATATCCACATTTCTGATCTGGTATTCAAGAGCGACCGAGGTTTCCCTTGATTCGGGCTTAAGGGCAAGCCCTTTTAATTTTGCTACCAGGGAATTAGGGCCGTCAGCTCCGATAATCGCTTTCGCTTTAATTTTATATTTCCCAAAGACTCCTGAAGTTTCAACAGTCGTTCCTTCAATTTTCGTTACGCGAGTTTTAATCATCAGTTCAGCTCCTGCTATTGTTGCCTGCTCGGCAAGGAACTGGTCATACCTGCGCCGGTCAAGGACTGCCCCCTTGACAGCGAATTCTTTTATATTGCAGTTTGGAGTGACAATGCGCTGAGTATCAATTCTCTGCAGCACACAGGAATCAGGGTAGTTTTTCAGCGTATCCGGAAGCCTTGCTTCATGGAGCAGGGCCTGGACTTCCGAAGCATCGGGAAGGAAACCAGCGCACTGAATAGGACTCCCTATTTCTCTTTTTTTATCAAGAAGAAGTACTGAGGCGCCGTTCTTTGCAGCATACAGGGCTGATGTGGAACCTGCGGGGCCTGCACCCACAATGACTACATCATAAGAGGCTTCAGGGATCATCAAAGGGTCTTCCTGTTATTCTTTTTAGTTTTACAATTTATGAGGAATTGTTTATTAATCCTTTCCCAAAACTCGCGAACAACGTCAATTAATTATATCATATATCCTAATTAATAGAAAGTTATAAATACTATGACATGGTACAACGGTTACCGGCTTCCTGTGCCGAGGAGAAAATTAAGGAGCAAGGAAAAAATGAGACAGATAGCAATCTACGGAAAAGGTGGAATTGGAAAATCCACTACTACTCAGAATCTGACCGCGTCCCTCTCGACCATGGGCAACAAAATTATGCTTGTAGGATGTGACCCGAAGGCAGATTCTACTAGAATGCTGCTTGGTGGCCTGAACCAGAAGACCGTACTTGACACTCTTAGAAGTGAAGGCGATGAAGGAGTTGATCTTGATGTTGTTATGCAGCGGGGATTTGGCGACATAAAATGTGTGGAATCCGGAGGGCCTGAACCAGGTGTAGGATGTGCAGGCAGAGGAATTATCACTTCCATCGGGCTGCTTGAAAACCTTGGAGCATATACCGATGATCTTGATTATGTATTCTACGACGTACTTGGTGATGTTGTGTGTGGTGGATTTGCTATGCCTATCCGCGAAGGAAAAGCAAAAGAGATTTACATAGTTGCCAGTGGAGAACTGATGGCTATCTATGCTGCAAATAACATCTGTAAAGGACTTGCTAAGTTTGCCAAAGGTGGAGCCCGTCTGGGAGGTATCATCTGCAACAGTAGAAATGTCGACGGAGAGCGTGAACTTCTCGACGCTTTTGCAAAAAAACTGGGAAGTCAGCTAATTCACTTCATACCCAGGGACAACATTGTTCAGAGAGCAGAAATTAACAGGAAGACTGTAATTGATTTTGACCCAGAATCCAACCAGGCAAAAGAGTACCTGACTCTTGCCCACAACGTCCAGAACAACGACAAACTTGTTGTCCCAACTCCGCTTCCAATGGAAGAGTTAGAATCAATGATGGTTGAATTCGGAATTGTTGATATGTGATGATTGAATTTGAAACTGTATAATTATAATTATAGAATGAAAAGGAGTTAAAAACTATGCAGATGATACGTGCAATCATCAGGCCAGGCATGGAAACTAAAGTTATCGAGTGCCTTGAAAAAGAGGGATGTATTTCCCTTACAAAAATGGAAGTCTTTGGTAGAGGGAAGCAGAAAGGGATCCATATAGCAGACATCAACTACGATGAACTGCAGAAGACCATGCTTCTAATGGTGGTAAAAGACGAACATAAAGACAGGGCTATAAAGACTATAATGGAGTCCGCCAGGACCGGAAAATACGGAGATGGTAGGATCTTCGTAACCCCTGTGGAAGAAGCCTATACCATAAGGACTGGAAAACCAGGACTTTAAAGCCG contains these protein-coding regions:
- the pyk gene encoding pyruvate kinase, whose product is MQIPDHKTKIVCTIGPASSSEEVIRKLVLAGMNVARINFSHGSFESHSEVIQRVRKVAEELDRTVAILADLPGPKIRIGKLEKEPIMLHKGNSVTLTVAETTGNETRIPVSYKQLPESVVPGSLIYLSDGFIQLRCLEVSGKDVLCEVLIGGQLYSHKGLNLPGAKILVDSVTGKDLEILGFALSKGIDTFSISFIESAEDIRNVRNFAAARGKSVYIVSKIERRQAVENIQDILKETDALMIARGDLGVEIPIQEVPSVQKELIHSAKLLGIPVITATQMLASMTDNIRPTRAEATDVANAILDGTDAVMLSEETAVGNYPVEAVEMMAKIAKTTEDWRSGTKWGLDAIIKGITARDMSVDEVITLQVHEALQKLPVAAVLTPTRSGATPRRISRFKPDTWILAFSRVPRTCGFLSLSYGVYPITVNENIESWEKETTEKAKDLGFVKSGEIVIFTQGPSSGSPGGTNMLKILTLK
- a CDS encoding tetratricopeptide repeat protein — protein: MILLGFLDRLFKKKIEGKTAEEWYRLATSETDPEKKIEYFDKVLKLKPDFAGVWNLRGLEYVILKRYEEAIASFDKALEIRPVYPEARYNKEDAETELRKMEMSEAKT
- a CDS encoding geranylgeranyl reductase family protein, whose translation is MIPEASYDVVIVGAGPAGSTSALYAAKNGASVLLLDKKREIGSPIQCAGFLPDASEVQALLHEARLPDTLKNYPDSCVLQRIDTQRIVTPNCNIKEFAVKGAVLDRRRYDQFLAEQATIAGAELMIKTRVTKIEGTTVETSGVFGKYKIKAKAIIGADGPNSLVAKLKGLALKPESRETSVALEYQIRNVDIDPSSLEMYFGKDFVPGGYAWIFPEGQDRANIGIGIRSGVAENGVSAKEYLHRFMRNHPLAGPKLKNCIIMNVIAGIIPVNGAPERTATENTLIVGDAAGHIFATNGGGIPPAMIAGKVAGETAAEFAAGKCRLEEYDRRWRAQFGSALETSVQARKLMDGIMKSDTLMNAAFKFISPEQMKVMQCGKLPGPVKLGLQALNRGKK
- the nifH gene encoding nitrogenase iron protein, with amino-acid sequence MRQIAIYGKGGIGKSTTTQNLTASLSTMGNKIMLVGCDPKADSTRMLLGGLNQKTVLDTLRSEGDEGVDLDVVMQRGFGDIKCVESGGPEPGVGCAGRGIITSIGLLENLGAYTDDLDYVFYDVLGDVVCGGFAMPIREGKAKEIYIVASGELMAIYAANNICKGLAKFAKGGARLGGIICNSRNVDGERELLDAFAKKLGSQLIHFIPRDNIVQRAEINRKTVIDFDPESNQAKEYLTLAHNVQNNDKLVVPTPLPMEELESMMVEFGIVDM
- a CDS encoding P-II family nitrogen regulator; its protein translation is MQMIRAIIRPGMETKVIECLEKEGCISLTKMEVFGRGKQKGIHIADINYDELQKTMLLMVVKDEHKDRAIKTIMESARTGKYGDGRIFVTPVEEAYTIRTGKPGL